Proteins from a genomic interval of Nostoc sp. TCL240-02:
- a CDS encoding M42 family metallopeptidase — translation MWDYDRLFEIIEELVMHHSPSGAEAEINQLLMQKFAALGVEVWCDRADNIIAKIPGKNPDRAIAITAHKDEIGAIVKSLGDEGRVEVRKLGGSFPWVYGEGVVDLLGDNETISGILSFGSRHVSHESPQKAQQEDTTVKWENAWIETKLTSVELEAAGIRPGTRMVIGKHRKHPIRLKDHIASYTLDNKASVAILLALAENLKQPVVDVYLVASAKEEVGAIGALFFTQNQPLDALIALEVCPLSEEYPFKDGESPVLLSQDAYGIYDEGLNGQLRQSAKQLDIPVQLTILSQFGSDASIAMKFGHVGCAACLAFPTQNTHGYEIAHLGAIANCIDLLKAFCETEFE, via the coding sequence ATGTGGGATTACGATCGCTTATTTGAAATTATTGAAGAATTAGTTATGCACCACTCTCCTAGTGGTGCAGAAGCTGAGATTAACCAGTTGTTGATGCAAAAATTTGCAGCGCTGGGTGTAGAAGTGTGGTGCGATCGCGCGGATAATATTATTGCCAAGATTCCAGGGAAAAATCCAGACCGAGCGATTGCGATCACAGCGCACAAAGATGAAATTGGCGCAATTGTCAAGAGTCTCGGTGATGAAGGTCGTGTGGAAGTCCGCAAACTCGGCGGTTCTTTCCCGTGGGTTTACGGCGAAGGGGTTGTCGATTTATTGGGAGATAACGAAACCATTAGCGGAATTCTCAGCTTTGGTTCCCGCCACGTTTCCCATGAATCTCCTCAAAAAGCCCAGCAGGAAGATACTACTGTTAAGTGGGAAAATGCTTGGATTGAAACGAAGCTTACATCTGTTGAACTAGAAGCGGCTGGCATTCGACCTGGAACTAGAATGGTAATCGGCAAGCATCGCAAGCATCCAATTAGGTTAAAGGATCATATTGCCAGTTACACCTTGGATAACAAAGCCTCTGTTGCGATTTTGCTAGCTTTGGCTGAAAACCTAAAACAGCCAGTTGTTGATGTTTATTTGGTAGCTTCAGCAAAAGAAGAAGTAGGAGCAATTGGGGCATTATTTTTCACTCAAAATCAGCCTTTGGATGCGTTAATTGCTTTAGAAGTTTGTCCGTTATCTGAGGAATATCCTTTTAAAGATGGGGAAAGTCCTGTACTTTTATCTCAAGATGCTTATGGGATATATGATGAGGGGCTAAATGGACAACTGCGCCAATCTGCCAAACAACTCGATATCCCAGTGCAGCTAACGATACTAAGCCAGTTTGGTAGTGATGCTTCAATTGCGATGAAATTTGGCCATGTTGGGTGTGCTGCTTGTTTGGCATTTCCTACCCAAAACACACATGGTTATGAAATTGCTCATTTAGGAGCGATCGCTAACTGTATCGATTTGTTAAAAGCTTTTTGTGAAACTGAGTTTGAGTAA
- a CDS encoding DUF3493 domain-containing protein has product MVDQNLKTRLNPEQYASLKAEIAAPYRGLRQFIYIAFGASGSIGAFVFFFQVLAGRDVESALPSLALQVGIVALMVFLWRWEQRRQQRPQSGKSPNS; this is encoded by the coding sequence ATGGTAGATCAAAATCTCAAAACTCGCCTGAACCCTGAACAGTATGCCAGCCTCAAAGCAGAAATAGCTGCTCCATATCGGGGCTTACGACAATTTATCTACATCGCTTTCGGTGCTTCTGGCTCGATTGGCGCATTCGTGTTTTTTTTCCAAGTGCTTGCTGGACGGGATGTTGAAAGTGCTTTGCCTAGTTTAGCTCTCCAAGTAGGAATAGTTGCCCTAATGGTCTTCCTTTGGCGCTGGGAACAGCGTCGGCAACAACGCCCTCAATCAGGCAAAAGTCCTAATTCTTGA
- a CDS encoding alpha/beta hydrolase, which yields MRFKFLGLRRTLVLLGSTYLVLLSTPAFAAEQVVLNYGIFRESLSVGELSTFVQTGELSRSLRVDFALARQDPKVIRQYLTEPVKVNLVFLDRVLNSQIDNIILDQISQVIYTPSHRADRQALRSALVLSASQDGQVSLIEIIQNNPTNEVEVDGKRLEDAYRQLRRLQTSLQDLINF from the coding sequence ATGCGTTTTAAATTTTTGGGGTTGCGTCGCACCTTGGTTTTACTAGGTAGTACCTATCTTGTACTTTTGTCTACTCCTGCCTTTGCTGCGGAACAAGTAGTGTTGAACTATGGTATTTTCCGTGAATCACTTTCAGTAGGCGAACTATCCACCTTTGTCCAAACAGGTGAACTTTCACGTTCATTACGAGTTGATTTTGCGTTAGCCAGACAAGATCCTAAAGTCATTCGTCAGTATTTAACGGAGCCTGTGAAAGTAAACCTGGTATTTTTAGATAGAGTTCTCAATAGCCAGATTGATAATATTATTTTGGATCAAATTAGTCAAGTTATTTATACACCGTCTCACAGAGCAGATCGGCAGGCTTTGCGATCTGCTTTGGTACTTTCTGCAAGTCAAGATGGACAGGTGTCGCTAATTGAAATTATTCAAAATAATCCCACCAATGAAGTGGAAGTTGATGGCAAACGCTTGGAGGATGCATACCGTCAACTTCGTCGCTTGCAAACAAGCCTACAAGATTTAATCAATTTTTAG
- a CDS encoding SGNH/GDSL hydrolase family protein: MKKQAVAAGFVLLSFMLPLKASAASFSKFYVFGDSLSDTGNVFAATGGLVAPTTAIPQDPQYFQGRFSNDQVWVDYLGDQLGLTPSPYITLNPSIPNQGINFAVGGASSGQGNAVVPNAPLPGVLEQVGLLTQPILQANQKLDPNALYAVWGGANDYVFGQATNTTQTVQNLSNAVGLLASSGAKNILVFNLPDLGKIPLAFATGSSSNLTALTNEHNQELAQELGKFSDNSGLNLISVDVFSLFNQIEANPGQFGFQNVTTPCVVGSLQTTISVCSQPNDYLFFDSVHPTTGVHKLVADAALAAIEAKSVPEPAINLGILALGAFGAVGVLKRQQKRLALGATDRVVDAQLSHTTVEN, encoded by the coding sequence ATGAAAAAACAAGCTGTAGCCGCAGGATTTGTTCTCTTATCTTTTATGTTACCGCTCAAGGCGAGTGCAGCGAGTTTTAGTAAATTTTACGTATTTGGCGACAGCCTTTCTGATACTGGTAATGTCTTTGCTGCTACTGGTGGTTTAGTCGCTCCGACAACAGCCATCCCCCAAGACCCACAATACTTTCAAGGACGTTTTTCTAATGATCAGGTGTGGGTAGACTACCTTGGAGATCAGTTAGGATTAACACCCTCTCCATACATTACTTTAAATCCTAGCATTCCTAACCAAGGGATTAACTTTGCTGTCGGTGGTGCTAGTTCTGGTCAAGGTAACGCTGTTGTTCCTAATGCACCGTTACCAGGAGTACTGGAGCAAGTTGGCTTGTTGACGCAACCCATCTTACAAGCCAATCAGAAGCTTGATCCAAATGCCCTCTATGCTGTGTGGGGAGGTGCAAATGATTATGTGTTTGGTCAAGCTACTAATACGACTCAAACAGTTCAGAATTTATCAAATGCAGTAGGGTTACTTGCCTCATCTGGTGCAAAAAATATTTTAGTCTTTAACTTGCCTGATTTGGGTAAGATTCCATTGGCATTCGCTACAGGTTCATCTAGCAACTTGACTGCGTTGACAAATGAGCATAACCAGGAATTAGCACAGGAACTAGGCAAATTTAGCGATAACTCTGGTTTGAATCTAATCTCTGTCGATGTGTTTTCCCTATTTAATCAAATAGAAGCAAATCCAGGACAATTTGGGTTTCAAAATGTGACTACCCCTTGCGTAGTCGGGAGTTTACAGACAACCATCAGTGTATGCTCTCAACCAAACGATTATTTATTCTTTGACTCCGTGCATCCAACAACAGGCGTTCATAAGTTAGTTGCAGATGCTGCACTGGCGGCGATTGAGGCTAAGTCTGTTCCTGAACCTGCGATAAATTTGGGGATTTTAGCCCTTGGTGCTTTTGGTGCAGTAGGAGTGCTGAAGCGTCAACAAAAAAGATTAGCGCTTGGAGCAACAGACCGGGTTGTTGATGCACAATTGTCTCATACAACAGTTGAAAACTAA
- a CDS encoding DUF1565 domain-containing protein — MKYWGFHISIAKNFRLLSSSHLRYTLRGGAGLTAMLAVYCGSILLPGAVNAGATHPQGIAPTLTAQVPTTAAAIYVNPATGVDSASAGTTSAAPYKSISFALSQAQAGAVIQLAPGNYNQESGETFPLLLKPGVTLRGDEASKGQAILITGGGFYTSRTFARQDITILAEQDTTITGVTVTNPNSRGTAVWVESTNPTIKNSTFTNSVREGVFVTGTGNPKIESNIFVQNKGNGISIAKAAQGEIRGNLFQDTGFGLAIGGTSTPLIVENQIVENQDGLFISESAKPVLRKNVIQNNKRDGVVATVSALPDLGTNENPGGNLIRNNTRYDVNNATKTSKIVAVGNDIDQKKIFGSVDFVAAAVDVPPGGPVAFKDVPANYWAKTYIEALASQNIIAGFPDGSFKPNEPVTRAQFATIVTKALTPPAKRAGIKFKDVATNFWAYAAIQSAYQSQFVSGYPDGTFKPQQQIPRVQALVSLANGLGLTANNQNVLSFYTDAAQIPNYAIAPVAAATARQLVINYPTAKQLNPNREATRAEVAAFVYQALVSAGRAQPIPSSYLVTAQ, encoded by the coding sequence ATGAAATATTGGGGTTTTCACATTTCTATAGCGAAAAATTTTCGCCTTCTTTCTAGCAGTCATCTCAGATATACTTTACGCGGGGGAGCCGGACTAACGGCAATGCTTGCGGTTTACTGCGGTTCAATATTACTACCCGGTGCGGTTAATGCTGGTGCGACTCACCCACAAGGTATCGCCCCAACTCTCACAGCACAAGTCCCGACAACCGCCGCAGCAATTTATGTTAATCCCGCAACTGGTGTAGATAGTGCTAGTGCTGGTACAACCTCAGCTGCACCTTACAAAAGCATCAGTTTCGCTCTCAGTCAAGCCCAAGCAGGTGCAGTTATTCAATTAGCACCTGGAAACTATAACCAGGAAAGTGGCGAAACCTTCCCATTGTTGCTTAAACCAGGAGTTACACTGCGGGGTGATGAGGCTAGTAAAGGTCAGGCAATATTAATTACAGGTGGAGGTTTCTACACTAGTCGCACCTTTGCCAGACAGGACATTACCATCCTTGCCGAACAAGATACCACCATTACTGGCGTCACCGTTACCAACCCAAATAGCCGGGGTACGGCTGTGTGGGTGGAATCAACTAATCCCACTATCAAAAACAGTACTTTTACTAACAGTGTTAGAGAGGGTGTTTTTGTCACGGGTACAGGCAATCCTAAAATTGAAAGTAACATCTTTGTGCAAAACAAAGGCAATGGGATTTCAATTGCTAAAGCTGCTCAAGGAGAAATTCGGGGTAACTTATTTCAGGATACTGGTTTTGGTCTAGCGATCGGTGGTACTTCCACACCCCTAATTGTGGAAAACCAAATCGTCGAAAACCAAGATGGTCTTTTTATCTCAGAGTCAGCGAAGCCCGTATTGCGTAAGAATGTCATTCAGAACAATAAGCGGGATGGTGTAGTAGCAACTGTTAGTGCTTTACCTGACCTTGGCACCAACGAAAATCCTGGTGGTAATCTTATCCGCAATAACACTCGTTATGATGTGAACAACGCCACTAAAACTAGTAAAATTGTCGCTGTTGGCAACGATATCGATCAGAAAAAGATTTTTGGCTCAGTAGATTTTGTTGCCGCAGCTGTTGATGTACCGCCTGGAGGGCCTGTTGCCTTTAAAGATGTGCCAGCAAATTACTGGGCAAAAACCTACATCGAAGCTTTAGCTTCTCAAAATATTATTGCTGGCTTTCCTGATGGCAGCTTTAAACCCAATGAACCTGTAACCCGCGCTCAATTTGCCACTATTGTCACTAAAGCTTTAACACCACCAGCCAAACGCGCAGGTATTAAGTTTAAAGATGTAGCAACAAATTTCTGGGCTTACGCTGCAATTCAATCTGCTTACCAGAGTCAATTTGTTTCTGGTTATCCTGATGGCACTTTTAAACCACAGCAGCAAATTCCCAGAGTGCAGGCGCTAGTTTCTTTAGCTAATGGTTTGGGCTTAACTGCGAATAATCAGAACGTCCTTTCTTTTTATACCGATGCTGCCCAGATTCCTAATTATGCGATCGCTCCTGTTGCCGCTGCAACTGCGCGGCAACTAGTAATCAACTATCCCACAGCGAAGCAACTCAATCCTAATCGTGAAGCGACTAGAGCCGAGGTTGCTGCCTTTGTTTACCAGGCACTTGTCAGTGCTGGTCGTGCTCAACCAATTCCTTCATCCTATTTGGTAACAGCCCAGTAA
- a CDS encoding low-complexity tail membrane protein, translated as MHSFRSEPILWIHVAGLATLPVFLVLCLLFLSVGKPFLPVWMELSLVAAIGILPLLWMQLRRPFYIFALLGIALKPENLTERQRKILCLINTKLNRILALVAAVLSILVLWHLYQFAPLVADSAKFLPQWRSLALVLAGLAFLGSNLFLQIPVSVMRVLVINETEFAGIEPLSLEKIKQDFTILGVRVNQIVPRLLQSLFRINTDSSQP; from the coding sequence ATGCATTCATTTCGCTCTGAACCTATTTTGTGGATTCACGTCGCTGGATTAGCGACGTTGCCTGTTTTTTTAGTCCTCTGTTTATTGTTTTTGTCTGTAGGCAAACCGTTTTTGCCAGTCTGGATGGAGCTATCTTTAGTTGCTGCAATTGGTATTCTCCCCCTGCTATGGATGCAGTTACGTCGCCCTTTTTATATATTTGCTCTTCTAGGAATAGCCCTAAAACCAGAAAATCTGACTGAGCGGCAGCGAAAAATTCTCTGTTTAATTAATACAAAGTTAAATCGTATCCTGGCATTAGTGGCAGCAGTCTTGTCGATTTTGGTGCTGTGGCATCTTTACCAATTTGCCCCATTAGTAGCAGATTCAGCCAAATTCCTTCCACAATGGCGCAGCCTTGCACTAGTGCTTGCGGGATTAGCCTTTTTAGGAAGCAATCTATTTTTACAAATACCTGTGAGTGTAATGCGAGTTTTAGTGATTAATGAGACAGAATTCGCTGGCATAGAACCATTATCTTTAGAAAAGATTAAGCAAGATTTCACAATTTTAGGGGTGCGGGTTAATCAAATCGTGCCCCGATTATTGCAATCCTTGTTTAGGATTAATACAGATTCATCACAGCCCTGA